Proteins from a genomic interval of Trifolium pratense cultivar HEN17-A07 linkage group LG6, ARS_RC_1.1, whole genome shotgun sequence:
- the LOC123889821 gene encoding magnesium transporter MRS2-I-like isoform X1 — MVVTVSEVELKVQAMSKKKTTISRSWILLNRDGRETVLDVDKYAIMRLVEIHARDLRIMDPLLSYPSTILGREKVIVLNLEHIKAIITAEEVLVRDPLDDDVVPVVEELRRRLPLRVSGQGQGEEESCAQDSEENEIPFEFRALEVILEGICSFLDARTKELETAAYPALDELTSKISSRNLDKVRKLKSAMTRLTNRVHKIREELENLLDDDDDMAELYLSRKLAVSSSPSSNNSDGPNWHHSPNQSSKRHKSSRGSATTLQEENDVEELEMLLEAYFIQIDGTLNKLTTVREYIDDTEDYINIQLDNHRNQLIQLELFLSSGTVCFSIYSLVAAIFGMNIPYTWNKDHGYVFKWVVILTAMFCGSFFLSIVSYARRKGLVGS, encoded by the exons ATGGTGGTTACTGTGTCTGAAGTTGAGCTTAAAGTTCAAGCTATGAGCAAAAAGAAAACTACTATTTCAAGAAGCTGGATTTTGCTAAACCGTGATGGAAGAGAAACAGTATTAGATGTTGATAAGTATGCTATTATGCGTCTTGTTGAAATTCATGCAAGAGATCTTCGAATTATGGATCCTCTTCTTTCATATCCTTCAACCATTCTTGGAAGAGAGAAAGTCATTGTTCTTAATCTagag CATATAAAAGCTATTATTACTGCTGAAGAGGTATTGGTTAGAGACCCATTGGATGATGATGTTGTGCCGGTTGTGGAAGAGCTAAGAAGAAGGTTACCACTTAGGGTAAGTGGTCAAGGACAAGGAGAAGAAGAATCATGTGCTCAAGATAGTGAAGAAAATG aaattccATTTGAGTTTCGTGCTTTGGAAGTTATATTAGAGGGAATTTGTAGTTTCCTTGATGCACGAACAAAAGAGTTAGAGACTGCTGCCTATCCTGCTTTGGATGAACTAACCTCTAAG ATCAGCAGTCGTAATTTGGATAAAGTACGAAAATTAAAAAGTGCAATGACTAGGTTGACCAATCGTGTTCACAAG ATAAGGGAGGAATTAGAAAACCTacttgatgatgatgacgacATGGCTGAACTTTACTTATCAAGAAAGTTAGCTGTTTCATCCTCTCCCTCAAGTAATAATTCTGATGGTCCCAATTGGCATCATAGTCCAAATCAAAGTTCAAAAAGACACAAATCAAGCAGAGGAAGTGCAACAACACTTCAAGAGGAAAATGATGTTGAAGAGCTTGAAATGTTACTAGAG GCCTATTTCATACAAATTGATGGCACATTAAATAAATTGACCACG GTACGAGAATATATTGATGATACAGAAGATTACATCAACATACAG CTTGATAATCACAGGAATCAACTGATTCAG TTAGAGCTGTTCCTAAGTTCAGGGACTGTTTGTTTTTCCATATATTCATTGGTGGCTGCAATATTTGGTATGAACATTCCATATACATGGAATAAGGATCACGGATATGTATTTAAATGG GTGGTGATTCTTACGGCAATGTTTTGTGGATCATTCTTTTTGTCCATAGTATCGTATGCTCGACGCAAAGGTCTTGTTGGGTCTTGA
- the LOC123889821 gene encoding magnesium transporter MRS2-I-like isoform X2, translated as MVVTVSEVELKVQAMSKKKTTISRSWILLNRDGRETVLDVDKYAIMRLVEIHARDLRIMDPLLSYPSTILGREKVIVLNLEHIKAIITAEEVLVRDPLDDDVVPVVEELRRRLPLRVSGQGQGEEESCAQDSEENEIPFEFRALEVILEGICSFLDARTKELETAAYPALDELTSKISSRNLDKVRKLKSAMTRLTNRVHKIREELENLLDDDDDMAELYLSRKLAVSSSPSSNNSDGPNWHHSPNQSSKRHKSSRGSATTLQEENDVEELEMLLEAYFIQIDGTLNKLTTVREYIDDTEDYINIQHFGMYAA; from the exons ATGGTGGTTACTGTGTCTGAAGTTGAGCTTAAAGTTCAAGCTATGAGCAAAAAGAAAACTACTATTTCAAGAAGCTGGATTTTGCTAAACCGTGATGGAAGAGAAACAGTATTAGATGTTGATAAGTATGCTATTATGCGTCTTGTTGAAATTCATGCAAGAGATCTTCGAATTATGGATCCTCTTCTTTCATATCCTTCAACCATTCTTGGAAGAGAGAAAGTCATTGTTCTTAATCTagag CATATAAAAGCTATTATTACTGCTGAAGAGGTATTGGTTAGAGACCCATTGGATGATGATGTTGTGCCGGTTGTGGAAGAGCTAAGAAGAAGGTTACCACTTAGGGTAAGTGGTCAAGGACAAGGAGAAGAAGAATCATGTGCTCAAGATAGTGAAGAAAATG aaattccATTTGAGTTTCGTGCTTTGGAAGTTATATTAGAGGGAATTTGTAGTTTCCTTGATGCACGAACAAAAGAGTTAGAGACTGCTGCCTATCCTGCTTTGGATGAACTAACCTCTAAG ATCAGCAGTCGTAATTTGGATAAAGTACGAAAATTAAAAAGTGCAATGACTAGGTTGACCAATCGTGTTCACAAG ATAAGGGAGGAATTAGAAAACCTacttgatgatgatgacgacATGGCTGAACTTTACTTATCAAGAAAGTTAGCTGTTTCATCCTCTCCCTCAAGTAATAATTCTGATGGTCCCAATTGGCATCATAGTCCAAATCAAAGTTCAAAAAGACACAAATCAAGCAGAGGAAGTGCAACAACACTTCAAGAGGAAAATGATGTTGAAGAGCTTGAAATGTTACTAGAG GCCTATTTCATACAAATTGATGGCACATTAAATAAATTGACCACG GTACGAGAATATATTGATGATACAGAAGATTACATCAACATACAG CACTTTGGAATGTATGCAGCTTGA